Proteins encoded within one genomic window of Brienomyrus brachyistius isolate T26 chromosome 22, BBRACH_0.4, whole genome shotgun sequence:
- the iqck gene encoding IQ domain-containing protein K → MDIVAENKSLWQQICEEYESELPSPPGAAALSPYRPQHEVAVYSELVKNDPARAGCSAWRGTPSLDHNQPQSPDSVLQQNATTLYLESAIFPVLLPGLEALLIEAQKEDCVERKRAKFNACDFLTEWLYNHNPRRLGNGPPINFLEIPFVKDWLSRHPRPPIPLSLLLSDAEAALLIQSHWRGYRVRRRPDVQELRQWQRELRAQSRGVMETLREFWAHQESRVSREMAELEDPVPPDASVVSILVLSPTPQSTMVLSPTAQAPLDVGEAADRMESPPPSMASLTVPKPDLGPVPPLLNE, encoded by the exons ATGGACATAGTGGCCGAAAATAAATCTTTGTGGCAACAGATATGTGAGG AATACGAGTCGGAGCTGCCTAGTCCGCCAGGAGCAGCCGCCCTGAGTCCTTACCGCCCGCAACACGAG GTGGCAGTATACAGTGAGCTGGTGAAGAATGATCCTGCAAGGGCAGGCTGCTCTGCATGGCGAGGAACACCGTCACTGGATCATAATCAGCCCCAATCCCCTGATTCCGTCTTGCAGCAAA ATGCCACCACTCTCTACCTGGAGAGCGCTATATTCCCTGTGTTGCTGCCTGGACTGGAAGCTTTGCTCATAGAGGCGCAGAAAGAAGACTGTGTGGAG AGGAAAAGGGCCAAATTCAACGCCTGTGACTTTTTGACGGAGTGGCTCTATAA CCATAACCCCCGAAGACTGGGCAACGGCCCCCCAATAAATTTCCTGGAGATCCCGTTTGTCAAAGACTGGCTGAGCAGACA CCCCCGCCCACCAATCCCGCTGTCTCTGCTGCTGTCGGATGCCGAGGCTGCACTTCTGATCCAGTCTCATTGGCGTGGCTATAGG GTCCGCAGGCGCCCAGATGTGCAGGAGCTGCGGCAGTGGCAGAGAGAGCTGCGCGCACAGAGCCGCGGCGTTATGGAGACACTGCGGGAGTTCTGGGCCCATCAGGAGAGTCGAG TGTCCCGGGAGATGGCGGAGCTGGAGGACCCCGTGCCCCCCGACGCCTCAGTAGTCTCCATCCTGGTGCTGTCGCCGACCCCCCAGAGCACCATGGTCCTCTCACCCACCGCACAGGCCCCCCTGGATGTCGGTGAAGCCGCCGACAGGATGGAGTCCCCCCCTCCGTCCATGGCGTCGCTGACCGTTCCCAAGCCGGATCTTGGCCCGGTCCCTCCTCTGCTGAATGAGTAG